Sequence from the Thunnus maccoyii chromosome 11, fThuMac1.1, whole genome shotgun sequence genome:
acagaaataaacaaatgtatCGTGTTAAAGCTTGTATGTAATGTCGATGAATCCAAGTTTTAAAAGTGTCACAACCATAGTGCATCTCAGTGGAGGACCTGAATAGTGAATGTTATAATGGTGACAGCAAATGGAAatccaaacaaaataaaaaacagacaatatctgtttttattcagaGAGCTGATATCTGTTTCAAACCAGTGAGCAatgtcttgatttttttttttgtttgagtatCCCACAAGTATGAATAGAACACTGGGTCTCCTGCAGCATTGTGTGGTGGAAGTGCCCCACCTCGTCTGAAGTAAACAGTGCCTCTTACGTcgtaagaaaaatattaaatttctATTAAATATAGTATTAGGCTTATCAAGCTTGCGGTAAAATGAGCAGTGGTGCTATATCAAGGGGCAAAGAGCACGTATTTAATGAGTGAGGCAACTATTTTCACTGTTATCCAGTAACTACTTTGGTAATGAGATGAGATGCAACCTCAGCGGGTGAATGATTGAATGACCATATCATACGTTCActtcaaaaatgtgtcaaagcaGCACATTGTAAATTAAGACACATTGGGAAAAGTTGTATCAGTCAAAATCAAGTGCTGAGAAAAAACTGTGAGAAACAAActcactgctgcactgctctgAAGATAGTTTGATAATGGTATGTTGTCAcacaatatgattttttttttccggCGGTCTGTACCAAACAAGCATGTTCCCTTATGTCTGGAGAATATGATTTATAGGTCGAAGCATCTCTGTAGCACCACAATACTCCATTAATAATGGTATGTTGTGACACAATATACCGAAATACCATTTGCATGAGTGttttcatgcacacatacagtagacttCATATATGCATGTGCACCCTAGCCTCTACTCATTTGTACCGCTCCTCTTCTCAGGGTCCTGTTGCATCCTGGCGGTCACATGGACATGAAGAAATAGAATCGTCCATTGAGGTGAGTACATCTCAAACATCTGCTTTACTTGTGTCTCCCCTTACATTTCTTATGTTTCATTCTGAGCTTTCTTCTTTTACAGGCCCTCCAGCTGACCTCTGGGCTAAGTCCTGGCTGTGGGGCTTTGTTGTTGGTGGGCCAGCTGAacaggtgtgtatgtgagtgagaGGTAATGAAGTCCAGTATGAGGCAGTGGCGGAAGCTGGTGCTGGTGGGAATGCTGGCTTGGGTTCTCCTCTTCCTCGCCCTCCTCTCTTACTTCCTGGATGCGCGTGCGGATGAGACCTTGACCTCTGCCGGCTCTTTACTCTCCCAGCACCCTGACACCCGTCGCCTGGCCTCCATACAGGCCTCCCATCAGCAGCTTGCCATTGTGAGGTCCAGGCTTGAGCTGGCCTCCGCCTTAACCACATCCTACCCTGGAGATGAACCAGAGCCTTCCACCAACTCCCCTAACTCAGAGTTCAGCCAGGAGGTGAGCCACAGCCCTAACAGTGCACCCTATGCCATTTACGGTAGCCAGGAGGCCAGTCGCCAGGAATACCTGGACCCCCAGAGCCTGGCTGCCTGGTCCTCGTTCGGCACAGAAAATGTGGGTTCTCACTCTGACCCTGTTGTCCGGAGTCGTGAAAGAACTTCCCAGACAGAGTATCTGAACCATGTCAGCGCCACACGCAACCATggaggggaggaagaagaagatgatgagagGGAAAACGAAGACGAAGAAcagggaaacagaaagaggactAGAGGCAGGAGGGTCGCTGGTGACTCCTCCGATCTGGAGGATTATTACTTCTCCAAGTCAGCCTCTGTGGTGCAGCGTTTGTGGCGGGGCCGCGTGTCGGCCAACATGTTGAGCCCTCGGCTGCAGCGTGCTATGAAGGACTATGTGAACGCAAACAAACACCATGTTTCCTACAAGGGGCATCGCAGGGTTGCCCAGAGTGCCAAAGAGCTGTTGTGTCAGATAAAAGCTCAGGCCCCACTGAGGACAGTGGACGGGTCGGAGCAGCCGTTCTCCTCACTTGACTGGGCTCGTCTTGTGCCGACCCTTCCCCTGGAGCAACTGTACAGACGGCAGGACCAGAGCAGCTTCAAGACCTGTGCGGTGGTCACCTCAGCTGGTGCCATTCTGCGCTCAGGACTGGGCAAAGAGATCGGTAAGTAGAGAGGACAAAGATTTTGTGTAAGGGCAATAAGGGGACACACGGCtagtacctttttttttttaaaaaacctttttGCTACAGACTGAGATGTCTGGCctcttttgttaaatgaaaaaaggggtttgcaaaaaaaaaatttcatacTCCAAAAGGTTTTGAAGAaagtgttgttttgtattttcaccTAAACATTGAATCATCACTAGTCTTAAAGCCCTACAGCTGTCAGAAGAAAAGGTGTGGGAGGACACACTGGTAGTAAAGATATAAGTTGAAAGGTCAGGATCTTTGAAAATGCTGTTTGCCCACAGACCTCCCACTAAACTAAACGTCCGAATCCCAAGTGGAAACATTCATTCAACCCTACGATACTAAAGTGTTGGACATAACAAACACGCTCATTATTCTGGTATTTGCAGTGCCTTAGCAATTGTTGGACTGAATGTACAGCATGTGGCACTGGAGGAAACACCACTCAGTGATTAAAATCAAAAAGGTTTACTGTATCTCCTCAGAAGCATAAATGTTTTAGCAAATTTCACAACCCTCTGCCTGTTAGATTATGATTATCTGCTGTGTAAAGTTGGGGAGTGGATCCCTGGATAGTGCAAGAGGAAAGCTGGGAATGTCCAAAATAGAACAATTTTCCAGGGAGCATCAGTTTACTTAGAAGCTTTCGCTgcaatctgtctgtctgatctgTTGATATTTCTTATTAGGGCAGAacaatgtgcaaaaaaaatcatattgcGATTATTTTGACATATATTGCGATTCGAGTCACAATTTTAATGGCAATAGTaatttttgcatttcattttcactgaaaaaaataaaaaaaattatgatgttGTGACACAACATACCGGTAAGTATTGTAACAAACAACATGCTCCTTATTCTGGTATTTGTGGTGCCTTAGCAATCGTTGGACTGAATGTACTAATTTATAATGGTACGTTGTGGCACAACATACCATTATTAATGAAGTTTTGTATGTTGTGACACTATAAGGGCTGAGATTTCAAGTGGAGATTTTAGCCTGTTTGTGGCACTAAAGGAAAGGTCGAGTAGTAACCAAAATCATTAAGATTCAAAGTAAAATGGCCAACAGAACAATAGTAGCATCATATATTCTTAAATAAAAGGACCTTGGTTTGAGACAAGCTAATATTAGAGAAAAGCATTAGTTCCCCTGTTTGCTGTTAATGTCATGTGATGTGTGGCACTGGTGAACGTTAACGCGGTCTCAGTGCTCTTCCATCTGTTTCAAACTTCCACCGGGTCAGTGGCCATAATGTTTCACTTCACTAAAgtcttttattgtgaaacatatGCAAAAAAACTTATGCAAGAAGTGTTGAGTTTCTAATGGAGCAGCTTACATCCAACAAGCGCTACAAAGCgtatgtgtatatagtgtagcTGTACCTGTAAAGTACAGGTATAATAAGATTGTTCAGATCCGTGTTAAGATATTTACTGGAGTTTGCCAACAACTCCAGTTGAACATAAGTGAATCAGGTTAACCATGCAAGTGACTAAGCTGTATTCATGTCAACATCAATGTATTCTATTCTTGATCTCTTATGCTTAGGGCGTGATGGCTAAGATGTTGAACTTTAAAGTGCcgctccactcaaaaatgtgttggttttttttcttctttttacttgACTtcgatgtttgagcttcactgtgcagaatgatgtacgtgcagaatttgacatttaaaggctgttttcacattcatctgctgaaagtggaaagtttctctgtgctcattgaaaatcagagtttgagcaggatttgtgataCCATAACTAGTCTGGAACCagtcctggtccaatattcagtttacacaaTTGTGATGTGGAAAACTGAAAATCTCCTGTGCACGCACATataagataattgaactttttttgtgtggaaaaaacatataagacacaaattattattcaaagtagataATTTTATATACCtcttacaacatgtctggagggaatctttaaagGTCAACAATATCCATTTGCACTCAGTAATGATTTGCATGTGCGTAGGATTTTGCATGGCATTTACTTATTAAGTTGTCAAGCTGATTGTGAGCAGGGTTGAATGTGTGCCTAGTAGGCTATATGTCTTTGcgcttgagtgtgtgtgctcttgGTTTAGAGTCTTTGGCAGCTCTTTGGTAAGTGGGGAGAGTGTGAACTCAGGGACAGATGGCTCActagaaaaaaaagcagaaccCCCTCCGGTAACCAATCAGGCGCCTTCACATCACATATAGCCTCCTTGCATTTAATTGTGAATTCAGGTGCTCAAGAGCAAAAACTAGAATTAATAtcagggtggggggggggcttcAGTTTTACAGTATGCACTATATTTCTATAACATTTCTATATGCCGACAGAATGATATAGACTCTGCCTGTCCCAGATAACAATGTCATAGAAAGACAAGAAGGCTTAAAAAGTTTGACAAGAAACCCAGATGCATGCAGGTTATGCAAAGCTACATCTGCACTTGACTTGTGATCACAGTGGAATTACCGGTGGTGCTGTAAGTGAGTATCGCAGTCTTTCAACGCTAATGCCTCCATTCGCTGTTGGAAAAGTTCCCCTGCTGTAAGAGAAATCATTATAAGGtcagatttatttataaagctgtAGGTGCAAACAGATTTTCTGCAAACTTCCttcacagaaaacaacacagactaAAACTGCAGTCAGTAAATAAAACGAGgggaaatgaaatatattcacTATGTCTGAGCGTGTGGCtgtgtattaaaatgtttttggtgtttctggtttctttttcaATACTGAGGTTGACTTCACTATTTTAagtaacaaagaaaagagaggcaGTCTTCAGCTTTGAGCGCCAGGCCTCGGATTTAAACTCGGCAGGTGTTTTCTAATCTGTTGATGTGTCATCATCTTCCAtgcttgttttttcttatttctgtcCAGTAATGTGGCCCATATGCACATGCTCATAAATAAAGGAAGTGAGCATATCTATTCAGCATCATACTTGTTCTGAGCATACATAAAGCAGTACAAATCTGTTCTGAGCCTACTTCACTAGAAAACAGGAAGTAAGTAGTCAAAAAATTGTCATTCAtgaccagttttttttttttttttgagggcgACCACATACATCTTTATGTCAAACAGCAGCCGAGTATTGGTTCAGTGTGTCATCATCATGGTATTCAGTTctcaaaaaaagagattttGCTTGATGGGGGGACTTACTGACTTGACAGATGAGATAAATGTGTTGAAGCCGATTAATTATTGAACAGCCTCACAGTGTTTTAAACGCTTGACTTTGTTACATTAATTCTCCAGCTTAGACTCAACAGGAAATCAAACTGCATGGAACCCAATCTGTCTGCTTCTTTCTCCCCGTGCTTTCCTCACCAAAACGATGCACTgaatcaaaaaacacattttataacTGCAAACTGTGAGAAATCACCTGAGATGTGAAACTCAAAGCCCTTTTCTCTGCCACTTGCAGTTTGGCTGACATTTAGATAATTGTGTTTCTCACTGGCTGCAGCATGTGAGAGCTTTGTAGCTAAGATTTCAGTTCAGTGTCAGGGTTAGTGTGATGTGCGGCTGCCATCATGTGGTCACCAGAATGAACAGCTTCCTCAGTACAGCACAGGGGGCTGAGATAATAACACATTACAGCATTATTCGATTCAGTGGAATAGCCCTGCAACAAATATTCTCTTTCTGGGGTTTGTAATGTTAACTgttaactctctctctcatttttgagtctgtagtttttgttgttgagtAAATATCACATTGAGGATCCAGCAGTCTGTTTTGTTGAATGTGTCACCGACTGCTATGCCTCTTTGTAGTATTTCTGCAAAATTTGGCTCatgattttagatttttgttttttggaggaTCAAATATGacttatttgttttgttgtcctTTTGTAACTGCtatttgattgtatttaatTTCTAACGTGGCGCCCCCCAGTGGtagttttaaaaacaaacaaacgaaaaaaaaacccactgagATTAATATATTTGAAAGCAACACATAGACTACCTTTTTTCACTGGGTTTAtgccatcagaataatttgaacCATGCTATAATCACAATAAAATCCTACCTATTATGGCATTAAACCTAAATGtaagttaatatatttttattttcttgttattttgcaCGTGAATAcatgagacaaaacagaaatagcCCTGATGCAAATATTATCTTCATAATGGTTAATCTTATAATAATCTATCAATTTTTGTctagtcaattaatcagttagtttaaaAAAGTCAGATAACAGtggaaaatgcccatcacaatatCTAAGGAGCCCAAGGTGACTTGAAATGACTtattttgttcaaccaacagtcaaaatcccatattcagtttacaattactacatcaaataaacaaaacagcaaatcatcacatttaaaaatctgCAGTCAGTgattgtttggcattttgcttgaaaaataacctGAACAAATAATCAAACTTCTGTCAATTTATTTTCTAGATTGATCAACTAAACATTTCATCACTCATGTAAATTATAATAgcaatatttatttacacagtGCTTTTCTTAAAGCCACAAGTGCTTCACAGAGAAGAGGataaaaaaactgtcaaagaTGCTACAGAACAAAACCAGAACATGTGGCAAACTGTGACAAAAGCTTTcttataaaaaatacttttagaaaatattcaaaagaaGACTTGTGTGTCTGAGCACAAAAGGTTAATGTAGTAGAAATCTTTTAAAACAGTTGATTATCCTTAAAATGGTCCATAGCCAGCACAGCAGGGCCCCACACTGGGATTAGGCTGGTAATTTATTTGGAACAAGGTCTTTTTAATAGATTTTCAGAAGTGAgcagtcattaaaaaaatcaatttatagCATAACAGGGAGCCAGTACAAAGTGGTCAATACagaggaaatacagtatgtcccAGAAATAACTGGAGCCAGGACTGGAGCCAGGAGAAGAGCTGTGATTGATATTAGAATAAagttggattttaaaaaatgtattcacagatGACAAGTTATCTAATTTctatcttctttctttcctttttatgaGTTGgacaaactgacaaacaacTGACTGGATAACCTTCTTCACTTGATCGataaaacagaaattcacaTTAATTATTACTGCCGTCCTGCTGAGGACATTAACTTCCTCTCTATAGTTTTATTTGTCAGGCAAGGAAACCGACATCCGCACTTAAAGACACCTCACTCTGAAGTAACTGAATCATAACTATAGAAGCAGCTGCTGTACAAAAACTCAGTTATATTATACAAGTTTAAAGCCAACTAGCAGCTGTGTCACAATATAACAATCTAACTACGTACAGTATCTATGTTTGAGTTTGTAAATCAACATGAGGCATCTAACACGTTCTAAAGAGTGCAAATAGGCTGTGCCTCAGTGCCAGGAGTGTCGATCGAAAACTGTgaaatttatttataatgtgACAAGAAGAACGTGGAAAAATACTGCATCAACAGAAGTAGCAGCGGTGAGCGGTTTAATCTCATAGACGTGGATAGATGCACACTTGAGcattaaattaatcaaaacCTGTATGAC
This genomic interval carries:
- the st6gal2a gene encoding beta-galactoside alpha-2,6-sialyltransferase 2, coding for MKSSMRQWRKLVLVGMLAWVLLFLALLSYFLDARADETLTSAGSLLSQHPDTRRLASIQASHQQLAIVRSRLELASALTTSYPGDEPEPSTNSPNSEFSQEVSHSPNSAPYAIYGSQEASRQEYLDPQSLAAWSSFGTENVGSHSDPVVRSRERTSQTEYLNHVSATRNHGGEEEEDDERENEDEEQGNRKRTRGRRVAGDSSDLEDYYFSKSASVVQRLWRGRVSANMLSPRLQRAMKDYVNANKHHVSYKGHRRVAQSAKELLCQIKAQAPLRTVDGSEQPFSSLDWARLVPTLPLEQLYRRQDQSSFKTCAVVTSAGAILRSGLGKEIDTHDAVLRFNAAPTEGYERDVGNKTTIRIINSQILANPRHRFNTSSIYKNVTLVAWDPAPYAVNLHKWYASPDYNLFGPYVEHRKRHPGQPFYILHPSYVWKLWDVIQGNTQENIQPNPPSSGFIGILLMMALCEQVHVYEYIPSMRQTDLCHYHERYYDAACTLGAYHPLLYEKSLIQRINTGPESDLRRKGRVTLPGFNTVNCDI